In Vicugna pacos chromosome 1, VicPac4, whole genome shotgun sequence, a single window of DNA contains:
- the FAM3B gene encoding protein FAM3B isoform X3 produces MAVCLANQKITAIHRTSTSPSNWKTPAPKRQKCDHWTPCPANSYAYRLLSGGGRDKYAKICFEDEMLIGEKTANVARGINIAIVNYMTGAVIATQHFDMYEGDNSGPMVRFIQSAPSQSLLFMVTQDEGSSRLKEDAKKTIEALGSKEIRNMRFRSSWVFLAAKGFELPSEIQREKINHSDSSRNRYSGWPAEIQIEGCIPKGPS; encoded by the exons ATGGCCGTGTGTCTAGCTAATCAGAAAATCACAGCGATCCACAGAACAAGCACGTCCCCGTCCAACTGGAAGA CGCCAGCTCCGAAAAGGCAAAAATGTGACCACTGGACCCCATGCCCCGCAAACAGCTATGCCTACCGGTTGCTCAGCGGGGGTGGCAGGGACAAGTATGCCAAGATCTGCTTTGAGGATGAGAT GCTCATAGGAGAAAAGACTGCAAATGTTGCAAGAGGAATAAACATTGCCATTGTCAACT ATATGACTGGGGCAGTGATAGCAACACAGCATTTTGATATGTACGAAGGCG ATAACTCTGGACCGATGGTGAGGTTTATTCAGAGCGCCCCTTCGCAGTCCCTGCTGTTCATGGTCACCCAGGATGAAGGCAGCAGCAG acTGAAGGAGGATGCCAAGAAGACCATCGAAGCCCTGGGAAGTAAAGAGATCAGAAACATGAGATTCAGGTCAAGCTGGGTGTTCCTTGCAGCAAAAGGCTTTGAACTCCCTTCAGAAATTCAGAGAGAAAAG ATCAACCACTCAGATAGCTCAAGGAACAGGTACTCGGGCTGGCCTGCAGAGATACAGATAGAAGGCTGTATACCGAAAGGACCAAGCTAA
- the FAM3B gene encoding protein FAM3B isoform X1: MRPGTAGTLKAAFLVLASLCAWYSGYLLAELIPDVPLSSTIYSIRSIGERPVLRAPAPKRQKCDHWTPCPANSYAYRLLSGGGRDKYAKICFEDEMLIGEKTANVARGINIAIVNYMTGAVIATQHFDMYEGDNSGPMVRFIQSAPSQSLLFMVTQDEGSSRLKEDAKKTIEALGSKEIRNMRFRSSWVFLAAKGFELPSEIQREKINHSDSSRNRYSGWPAEIQIEGCIPKGPS, translated from the exons GCACCCTGAAGGCAGCATTCCTCGTCCTTGCCTCCCTGTGCGCCTGGTATTCCGGGTACCTGCTCGCAGAGCTCATTCCAGATGTGCCCCTGTCCAGCACCATCTACAGCATCCGGAGCATCGGTGAGAGGCCCGTCCTGAGAG CGCCAGCTCCGAAAAGGCAAAAATGTGACCACTGGACCCCATGCCCCGCAAACAGCTATGCCTACCGGTTGCTCAGCGGGGGTGGCAGGGACAAGTATGCCAAGATCTGCTTTGAGGATGAGAT GCTCATAGGAGAAAAGACTGCAAATGTTGCAAGAGGAATAAACATTGCCATTGTCAACT ATATGACTGGGGCAGTGATAGCAACACAGCATTTTGATATGTACGAAGGCG ATAACTCTGGACCGATGGTGAGGTTTATTCAGAGCGCCCCTTCGCAGTCCCTGCTGTTCATGGTCACCCAGGATGAAGGCAGCAGCAG acTGAAGGAGGATGCCAAGAAGACCATCGAAGCCCTGGGAAGTAAAGAGATCAGAAACATGAGATTCAGGTCAAGCTGGGTGTTCCTTGCAGCAAAAGGCTTTGAACTCCCTTCAGAAATTCAGAGAGAAAAG ATCAACCACTCAGATAGCTCAAGGAACAGGTACTCGGGCTGGCCTGCAGAGATACAGATAGAAGGCTGTATACCGAAAGGACCAAGCTAA
- the FAM3B gene encoding protein FAM3B isoform X2 — protein MTFCASRKWMERATSSLEKLMQTRHLPAGNPTCTYPPPAPKRQKCDHWTPCPANSYAYRLLSGGGRDKYAKICFEDEMLIGEKTANVARGINIAIVNYMTGAVIATQHFDMYEGDNSGPMVRFIQSAPSQSLLFMVTQDEGSSRLKEDAKKTIEALGSKEIRNMRFRSSWVFLAAKGFELPSEIQREKINHSDSSRNRYSGWPAEIQIEGCIPKGPS, from the exons ATGACATTTTGTGCTTCTAGGAAATGGATGGAAAG AGCCACATCCTCCTTGGAGAAGCTGATGCAAACCCGTCACCTGCCTGCTGGAAACCCCACCTGCACGTATCCTC CGCCAGCTCCGAAAAGGCAAAAATGTGACCACTGGACCCCATGCCCCGCAAACAGCTATGCCTACCGGTTGCTCAGCGGGGGTGGCAGGGACAAGTATGCCAAGATCTGCTTTGAGGATGAGAT GCTCATAGGAGAAAAGACTGCAAATGTTGCAAGAGGAATAAACATTGCCATTGTCAACT ATATGACTGGGGCAGTGATAGCAACACAGCATTTTGATATGTACGAAGGCG ATAACTCTGGACCGATGGTGAGGTTTATTCAGAGCGCCCCTTCGCAGTCCCTGCTGTTCATGGTCACCCAGGATGAAGGCAGCAGCAG acTGAAGGAGGATGCCAAGAAGACCATCGAAGCCCTGGGAAGTAAAGAGATCAGAAACATGAGATTCAGGTCAAGCTGGGTGTTCCTTGCAGCAAAAGGCTTTGAACTCCCTTCAGAAATTCAGAGAGAAAAG ATCAACCACTCAGATAGCTCAAGGAACAGGTACTCGGGCTGGCCTGCAGAGATACAGATAGAAGGCTGTATACCGAAAGGACCAAGCTAA